From a region of the Arachis ipaensis cultivar K30076 chromosome B09, Araip1.1, whole genome shotgun sequence genome:
- the LOC107619682 gene encoding uncharacterized protein LOC107619682, with product MAGQGLWERKKMGVVPNSSQKPLFCVKWPWHQASNTNTCNFDGPWLFTSLRNLGSLALNFAATVTSSQQTKVKMATGEMALDQAEAEHRAFAAALASGKEATVLEFYSPRCRLCSSMLKFVSEVESRNSQWLNVVMADAENEKWLPELLNYDVTYVPCFVLLDKQGRALAKTGVPHSRLHVIAGVSHLLKMKRPQQNST from the exons ATGGCAGGTCAGGGTCTCtgggaaagaaagaaaatgggtGTGGTTCCCAACTCAAGCCAGAAACCTCTGTTCTGCGTAAAATGGCCATGGCACCAAGCTTCAAACACCAACACCTGCAACTTCGACGGTCCATGGCTCTTCACCTCTCTCCGAAACCTCGGTTCCCTCGCTCTCAATTTCGCCGCCACTGTCACGTCGTCACAACAAACGAAGGTGAAAATGGCCACCGGTGAAATGGCGTTGGATCAGGCGGAGGCGGAGCATAGGGCGTTCGCGGCGGCTCTGGCCAGCGGGAAGGAGGCGACGGTGCTCGAGTTCTATTCTCCAAGGTGCAGGCTCTGCAGCTCAATGCTCAAATTCGTCTCCGAAGTTGAGTCCAGGAACTCTCAATGGCTCAACGTTGTTATGGCAGATGCTGAGAATGAAAAATGGCtgccggag CTGCTTAATTATGATGTTACGTATGTTCCTTGCTTTGTGCTTCTTGACAAGCAAGGAAGAGCTCTAGCGAAAACAGGTGTTCCACACAGTCGTTTACATGTTATAGCTGGCGTCTCCCATCTTCTCAAAATGAAGCGTCCTCAACAAAATAGTACATGA